From the Amycolatopsis thermoflava N1165 genome, one window contains:
- a CDS encoding cation transporter: MLTRGAAQAWLGRVLADPTRRRTPTLTGRRAVLSRRVRLLVAATITYNVVEAVVAISAGTVASSTALIGFGLDSVIEVASAAAVAWQFSGADPEARERTALKVIAVSFFALAAYVTVESVRSLAGAEPAAHSTVGIALAAVSLVVMPFLSYAQRRAGRELGSASAVADSKQTLLCTYLSGVLLVGLLLNSLLGWWWADPVVALVIAVVAVKEGREAWRGEHCC, translated from the coding sequence ATGCTGACGCGCGGCGCGGCGCAGGCCTGGCTGGGCAGGGTGCTCGCCGATCCCACACGGCGCCGAACACCCACGCTGACCGGGCGGCGGGCCGTGCTGTCCCGCCGGGTGCGGCTGCTCGTCGCGGCCACGATCACCTACAACGTCGTCGAAGCCGTGGTCGCGATCTCCGCGGGCACGGTCGCGTCGTCGACGGCGCTGATCGGTTTCGGGCTGGACTCGGTGATCGAGGTCGCCTCGGCCGCCGCCGTGGCGTGGCAGTTCTCCGGCGCCGACCCCGAGGCCCGCGAGCGGACGGCGCTGAAGGTGATCGCGGTGTCGTTCTTCGCGCTCGCCGCCTACGTCACCGTCGAGTCGGTGCGTAGCCTCGCCGGCGCGGAACCGGCCGCGCACTCGACCGTCGGCATCGCACTGGCCGCGGTGTCGCTCGTGGTCATGCCGTTCCTGTCCTACGCGCAGCGCCGCGCGGGCCGTGAGCTCGGCTCCGCCAGCGCCGTCGCCGACTCCAAGCAGACCCTGCTGTGCACCTACCTGTCCGGCGTGCTGCTGGTGGGCCTGCTGCTCAACTCGCTGCTCGGCTGGTGGTGGGCCGATCCGGTCGTGGCGCTGGTGATCGCCGTGGTCGCGGTGAAGGAAGGCCGCGAAGCCTGGCGCGGCGAGCACTGCTGCTGA
- a CDS encoding NAD(P)/FAD-dependent oxidoreductase, with translation MLGGRRKSGRLPVDESAQGPRSAVVVGAGIVGLSTAWFLQEHGVRVTVLDRTGVAAGASRGNAGWLSPGLAIPLNEPAVRRTGLASLVRRDAPLHVPPTADPALWSFLLRFAAHCTWPAWRRVVAANLALNDDCLDAFDTLVRGGVAAESVEAPITAVFESAGAAAGLLAELRRFTAAGARADHTGLTSAQVRARLPQLSGHAGAGIDLPGQRYVDPGRFVRALADSVRHRGGTIRAGFDVRSIRSHRHAVTVVSRDNVSFSANVAVLATGAWISRLAGKLGVRVPVRAGRGYSFTVPTETPLRQPVYLPTVRVACTPYLGAMRVAGTMEFRGPDDPPDERRVEAIVRSAAPFFEGVRWAERSDTWVGPRPVSSDGLPIIGATAEPGVYVAGGHGMWGLTQGPVTGKLLAEHVVTGKQPESLRPFDPLR, from the coding sequence ATGCTCGGGGGGAGGCGAAAGTCAGGGAGGTTGCCGGTGGACGAGAGCGCTCAGGGACCACGCTCCGCCGTCGTGGTCGGCGCGGGGATCGTCGGGCTGTCGACGGCGTGGTTCCTGCAGGAACACGGGGTGCGGGTGACCGTGCTGGACCGCACGGGCGTCGCGGCCGGCGCGTCCCGGGGCAACGCGGGCTGGCTCTCGCCCGGGCTGGCGATCCCGCTCAACGAACCGGCAGTGCGGCGCACCGGGCTCGCCTCGCTCGTCCGGCGGGACGCTCCCCTGCACGTGCCGCCGACCGCGGACCCGGCGCTCTGGTCGTTCCTGCTGCGGTTCGCCGCGCACTGCACCTGGCCGGCGTGGCGCCGCGTGGTGGCCGCGAACCTGGCGCTGAACGACGACTGCCTGGACGCCTTCGACACCCTCGTCCGCGGTGGCGTGGCGGCGGAGAGCGTCGAGGCCCCGATCACCGCGGTGTTCGAATCCGCAGGCGCGGCCGCGGGACTGCTGGCCGAGCTGCGGCGCTTCACCGCGGCCGGGGCCCGCGCCGACCACACCGGCCTGACCTCGGCGCAGGTCCGCGCGCGACTGCCGCAACTGTCCGGGCACGCGGGCGCCGGGATCGACCTGCCCGGCCAGCGCTACGTCGACCCGGGCCGGTTCGTGCGGGCGCTCGCGGACTCGGTGCGCCATCGCGGCGGCACCATCCGCGCCGGGTTCGACGTGCGGTCGATCCGCTCGCACCGGCACGCGGTGACGGTCGTGTCTCGCGACAACGTGAGCTTCTCGGCGAACGTCGCCGTCCTCGCGACGGGGGCGTGGATCAGCCGCCTGGCCGGGAAACTCGGCGTGCGCGTGCCGGTGCGGGCCGGGCGCGGCTACTCCTTCACGGTGCCCACCGAGACGCCGCTGCGGCAACCGGTGTACCTGCCCACGGTGCGCGTCGCGTGCACGCCCTACCTCGGCGCGATGCGCGTGGCCGGGACGATGGAGTTCCGCGGCCCCGACGACCCGCCCGACGAGCGGCGCGTGGAGGCGATCGTGCGGTCCGCGGCGCCGTTCTTCGAGGGCGTGCGGTGGGCCGAGCGCAGCGACACGTGGGTGGGCCCGCGACCGGTGAGCAGCGACGGGCTCCCCATCATCGGCGCCACCGCCGAGCCGGGCGTGTACGTCGCGGGCGGGCACGGCATGTGGGGCCTCACGCAGGGGCCGGTCACCGGGAAGCTGCTCGCCGAACACGTCGTCACCGGCAAGCAGCCGGAGTCCCTGCGGCCGTTCGACCCGCTGCGGTGA
- a CDS encoding thioesterase family protein: MTDQATTTFADVSRVEEVAPGRFTAAAHPEWTIGGKPNGGYLLAMLGRAATSSASHRDVLAASAHYLRAPEPGPVELGVEVLRTGRSASQVRARLTQNDTSCVEAMFTLGALDAESKPYWGEGMPEPEGREYADCVPVTGPAGGGPGPVIMDQVDLRIQPEDLGFGRGAPSGAGVLRGWLGLPGGADFDPLSLLYAVDAFPPATLDIALTGWVPTLELTAYVRALPAPGPVRVLHKAQLIEGNRVDEVCLVWDSRGRLVAQATQLAGIRLDPPA; the protein is encoded by the coding sequence GTGACCGACCAAGCCACCACCACCTTCGCCGACGTCAGCCGGGTCGAGGAGGTCGCCCCGGGGCGCTTCACCGCCGCCGCCCACCCCGAGTGGACCATCGGCGGCAAGCCCAACGGCGGCTACCTGCTGGCGATGCTCGGGCGCGCCGCGACCTCCTCGGCGTCCCACCGGGACGTGCTCGCGGCCAGCGCGCACTACCTGCGCGCGCCGGAGCCGGGCCCGGTGGAGCTGGGCGTGGAGGTGCTGCGGACCGGCCGGTCGGCGAGCCAGGTGCGGGCCCGCCTGACCCAGAACGACACGTCGTGCGTCGAGGCGATGTTCACGCTCGGCGCGCTCGACGCGGAGTCGAAGCCGTACTGGGGCGAGGGCATGCCCGAGCCGGAGGGGCGCGAGTACGCCGACTGCGTCCCGGTCACCGGCCCGGCCGGAGGTGGTCCGGGGCCGGTCATCATGGACCAGGTCGACCTGCGCATCCAGCCCGAGGACCTGGGCTTCGGCCGGGGCGCCCCGAGCGGTGCGGGCGTGCTGCGCGGCTGGCTCGGCCTGCCCGGGGGAGCGGACTTCGACCCGCTGTCCCTGCTCTACGCCGTCGACGCCTTCCCGCCCGCGACGCTGGACATCGCGCTCACCGGCTGGGTGCCGACGCTGGAGCTGACCGCCTACGTGCGCGCGCTGCCCGCTCCCGGGCCGGTGCGGGTGCTGCACAAGGCGCAGCTCATCGAGGGCAACCGTGTGGACGAGGTGTGCCTGGTGTGGGACAGCCGCGGCCGCCTGGTCGCCCAGGCCACCCAGCTGGCCGGCATCCGCCTCGACCCGCCCGCCTGA
- a CDS encoding BTAD domain-containing putative transcriptional regulator, with translation MRFGVLGPLEVRTAEGEAVVVPGAKVRALLADLLIHAGEPVPAHRLIEDLWELDPPRDPAAALQVKVSQLRSALERAAPGARELVVSRPAGYLLDVEPDAVDTNRFTNLVTAARAAESPADRAALLGEALSLWRGDAFADFAGAHFAVPAITRLHDLRLTALEDRIEARLALGEHDLVAGELGDLIAAHPLRERLHGLRMRALFQAGRQAEALEAYDRLRTRLVEELGLEPGAELARLHQAILRRDPALEAARPVRRPVTNLPEPVTDLIGRAEAIDAVSALLAADRVVTLTGPGGVGKTQLALAATRESANRFPDGTWLVELAGFARSGDRDPDAAIADLVTSALGIRDDAALVLPPAAGHTPPLRRLAEALRHKRLLLVLDNCEHLIAPVARVAEALVRASPGLVVLATSREPLGVTGERLWPVPPLDLPGPADADPARLAESSAVRLFVARAAASAPGFALRADNQRAVAAICRTLDGLPLAIELAATRVRALGVHDLALRLEDRFRVLTAGRRTAPARQRTLRAMMDWSWDLLSAAERAVLSRLAVHADGCTIAAAEHVCAGEPAGDVLEVLAGLVDRSLVVADTTGDTRYRLLETVAAYGRERLQASGEAELIRQRHAGYYAGFAEQAADRLRGHDQRTWLERMDAESANLRAALTTAVGQDDAATALRLVNAAAWYWFLRGKHQEAHRWITRALAVPGDAPGGARAEATAWQAAMGFLNGRHTDPMRDSAEVLAKAGDAAALARAQWLFGFVGRSGAPDAAAALIDRAGAAFRELGDRWGLAATLWARADQAMLRGDLDAAARDGAEAAALFADLGDRWGQVQTASLLGVLAEIGGDHERSARLHREALRKAEELGLWPVASHELSRLGRLALLGSDHAAAEDLSSRALRLATEHAYEPGINLARGGLGMSARRRGLLDVAEEHLRNVLAWERRINYRVGIAFALTELGFAAEQRGDAEAAWSLHREGLDAARATGDPRAVAIALEGLAGAHVLAGEPDQAACLLGVAAAARESAGAPLPAAERFDVDRITAAARRLLGEAAFAEEFDRGRRIPPSDLPLDQRTTS, from the coding sequence GTGCGGTTCGGGGTGCTGGGTCCGCTGGAGGTGCGGACCGCCGAGGGGGAGGCCGTCGTCGTCCCGGGGGCCAAGGTCCGGGCGCTGCTGGCCGACCTGCTCATCCACGCCGGCGAGCCGGTCCCCGCGCACCGGCTGATCGAGGACCTGTGGGAGCTGGACCCGCCCCGCGATCCCGCGGCCGCCCTGCAGGTCAAGGTCTCGCAGCTGCGCAGCGCGCTGGAGCGGGCCGCGCCCGGCGCCAGGGAACTCGTGGTGTCCCGGCCCGCCGGTTACCTGCTCGACGTGGAGCCGGACGCGGTCGACACGAACCGGTTCACGAACCTGGTCACGGCGGCACGGGCGGCGGAGTCGCCGGCGGACCGCGCTGCCCTGCTCGGCGAAGCGTTGTCGTTGTGGCGCGGGGACGCGTTCGCCGACTTCGCCGGCGCGCACTTCGCCGTCCCGGCGATCACCCGGCTGCACGACCTGCGGCTGACCGCGCTCGAAGACCGGATCGAGGCGCGGCTCGCGCTCGGCGAGCACGACCTGGTCGCGGGCGAGCTGGGCGACCTCATCGCCGCGCACCCGCTGCGCGAGCGACTGCACGGGTTGCGGATGCGCGCGCTCTTCCAGGCCGGCAGGCAGGCGGAGGCGCTGGAGGCCTACGACCGGCTGCGGACCCGTCTCGTCGAGGAGCTCGGGCTGGAACCCGGCGCGGAGCTTGCCCGGTTGCACCAGGCGATCCTGCGGCGGGACCCGGCGCTGGAGGCCGCGCGGCCCGTGCGCCGGCCCGTCACCAACCTCCCCGAACCGGTCACCGACCTGATCGGCAGGGCCGAGGCCATCGACGCGGTGTCGGCCCTGCTGGCCGCGGACCGGGTGGTCACGCTGACCGGACCGGGCGGGGTCGGCAAGACGCAGCTCGCCCTGGCCGCGACGCGCGAGTCGGCGAACCGGTTCCCGGATGGCACGTGGCTGGTCGAACTCGCCGGGTTCGCGCGGTCCGGCGACCGGGACCCAGACGCCGCGATCGCGGACCTCGTCACCTCGGCACTGGGCATCCGGGACGACGCGGCGCTGGTCCTCCCGCCCGCCGCCGGGCACACGCCGCCACTGCGACGGCTCGCGGAAGCGTTGCGGCACAAGCGGTTGCTGCTCGTGCTGGACAACTGCGAGCACCTGATCGCACCGGTGGCGCGAGTGGCGGAGGCGCTGGTGCGCGCCTCCCCCGGCCTCGTCGTCCTGGCGACCAGCCGGGAACCACTGGGCGTCACCGGGGAACGGCTCTGGCCGGTGCCACCCCTGGACCTGCCCGGCCCGGCGGACGCGGATCCGGCCCGGCTGGCGGAATCCAGCGCCGTGCGGTTGTTCGTCGCCCGCGCGGCCGCGTCCGCCCCGGGGTTCGCGCTCCGCGCCGACAACCAGCGCGCCGTCGCGGCGATCTGCCGCACGCTGGACGGGCTCCCGCTGGCCATCGAACTCGCCGCCACCCGGGTGCGGGCGCTCGGCGTGCACGATCTGGCCCTGCGCCTGGAGGACCGCTTCCGCGTCCTCACCGCGGGCAGGCGGACGGCCCCGGCCCGGCAGCGGACGCTGCGCGCGATGATGGACTGGAGCTGGGACCTGCTGTCGGCCGCCGAACGCGCGGTCCTGTCGCGGCTGGCCGTGCACGCCGACGGCTGCACGATCGCGGCCGCCGAGCACGTGTGCGCGGGCGAGCCGGCGGGCGACGTGCTGGAGGTGCTCGCCGGCCTGGTCGACCGGTCGCTGGTCGTGGCCGACACGACCGGGGACACGCGCTACCGCCTGCTGGAAACCGTCGCCGCCTACGGCAGGGAACGGCTTCAGGCGTCGGGCGAGGCGGAGCTGATCCGCCAGCGGCACGCCGGGTACTACGCCGGGTTCGCCGAACAGGCCGCCGACCGGTTGCGCGGCCACGACCAGCGGACGTGGCTGGAACGGATGGACGCCGAGTCGGCGAACCTGCGGGCCGCGCTCACCACCGCCGTCGGGCAGGACGACGCCGCCACGGCGTTGCGCTTGGTCAACGCCGCCGCCTGGTACTGGTTCCTGCGCGGCAAGCACCAGGAGGCGCACCGGTGGATCACCCGTGCACTGGCCGTGCCGGGGGACGCGCCGGGCGGCGCCAGGGCGGAGGCGACGGCGTGGCAGGCGGCGATGGGGTTCCTCAACGGCAGGCACACCGACCCGATGCGGGACAGCGCCGAGGTGCTCGCCAAAGCAGGCGACGCGGCGGCACTGGCCAGGGCGCAGTGGTTGTTCGGGTTCGTCGGGCGCAGCGGCGCCCCGGACGCCGCCGCGGCGCTGATCGACCGCGCCGGCGCGGCCTTCCGGGAGCTCGGCGACCGCTGGGGTCTGGCCGCGACGCTGTGGGCGCGCGCGGACCAGGCGATGCTGCGGGGCGACCTGGACGCGGCCGCGCGCGACGGCGCGGAGGCCGCGGCGTTGTTCGCCGACCTCGGCGACCGGTGGGGCCAGGTGCAGACGGCGAGCCTGCTCGGCGTGCTGGCCGAGATCGGCGGCGACCACGAACGGTCCGCACGGCTGCACCGGGAAGCGCTGCGCAAGGCGGAGGAACTGGGGTTGTGGCCGGTGGCGTCGCACGAGCTGTCCCGCCTCGGGCGGCTGGCCCTGCTCGGCTCGGACCACGCCGCTGCGGAGGACCTGTCCAGCCGGGCCCTGCGGCTGGCCACGGAGCACGCCTACGAACCGGGGATCAACTTGGCGCGGGGCGGGCTCGGGATGTCCGCCCGCCGCCGGGGCCTGCTCGACGTCGCCGAGGAGCACCTGCGGAACGTGCTCGCGTGGGAGCGCCGCATCAACTACCGGGTCGGGATCGCGTTCGCCCTCACCGAACTCGGGTTCGCCGCCGAGCAGCGCGGTGACGCGGAAGCGGCGTGGTCACTGCACCGGGAAGGGCTGGACGCGGCGCGCGCGACCGGCGACCCCCGCGCGGTGGCGATCGCGTTGGAAGGGCTGGCCGGGGCGCACGTGCTGGCCGGCGAACCGGACCAAGCGGCCTGCCTGCTCGGCGTGGCCGCGGCGGCCAGGGAGTCGGCGGGCGCGCCGCTGCCGGCGGCCGAACGGTTCGACGTGGACCGCATCACCGCCGCGGCGCGCCGGCTCCTCGGCGAAGCCGCCTTCGCCGAGGAGTTCGACCGCGGCAGGCGCATCCCGCCGTCCGACCTGCCGCTGGATCAGCGAACCACGTCGTAG
- a CDS encoding PucR family transcriptional regulator, translating into MVKLDRLITILGSYGARLCGSADREAGLRSVALHDPVRQESPAGDIFLAVGVATVAEAIRLARQARAVVLVVRTTEDPAPDLLRDADGIAVLVVEPSVSWSQVAGVVYGLVLEGRETESGRGPADLSALADTIAAAVGGPVTIEDQLSRVMAYSSEQREADPVRQDTILGRRVPDRVRALFERQGVFTHLARSDEPLFVPAAPEHGLHGRSVVAVRAGRELLGSLWVSCTAPLDAARASILVDGARTVALHLLRWRVSADLERQVESELVIQLLEGDPDADAVVRKLGLPASGLRVVAVRAHTEAERNAGLLLAFERATTGFGWSRVGRSTLFGNTVYTVLPAADPAPAFHWVRQLVAGLPAHLRIVAGVSGECEVAELPSGRRESDECLTLHDRLGRGEAVCYDESWHQVLLQRLRSAAATGRIPARSPVARLAGHEAPELLPTLRAWLEAQGDLGRAAAVLGVHQNTVRNRLRRVTAAVPGLDLDDPAQRLAMLIAMAVHE; encoded by the coding sequence ATGGTCAAGCTGGACCGTCTGATCACGATCCTCGGCAGCTACGGCGCCCGCCTGTGCGGATCCGCCGACCGCGAGGCCGGGCTGCGCAGCGTCGCACTGCACGACCCGGTGCGCCAGGAGTCGCCGGCCGGCGACATCTTCCTCGCCGTCGGCGTGGCAACGGTGGCCGAGGCGATCCGGCTCGCGCGGCAGGCCAGGGCGGTCGTGCTGGTCGTGCGGACCACCGAGGACCCGGCGCCGGACCTGCTGCGCGACGCGGACGGGATCGCCGTGCTCGTGGTCGAGCCCAGCGTGTCCTGGAGCCAGGTCGCCGGCGTGGTCTACGGGCTGGTGCTGGAGGGGCGGGAGACCGAGTCCGGCCGCGGCCCGGCCGACCTGTCCGCGCTGGCCGACACGATCGCCGCCGCGGTCGGCGGGCCGGTCACCATCGAGGACCAGCTGTCCAGGGTGATGGCCTACTCCAGCGAGCAGCGCGAAGCCGACCCGGTGCGGCAGGACACGATCCTGGGCCGCCGCGTGCCGGACCGGGTGCGGGCGCTGTTCGAACGGCAGGGCGTGTTCACCCACCTCGCCCGGTCCGACGAGCCGTTGTTCGTGCCTGCCGCGCCCGAGCACGGTCTGCACGGGCGCTCGGTCGTCGCGGTCCGCGCCGGCCGGGAGCTGCTGGGATCGCTGTGGGTGTCGTGCACCGCCCCGCTGGACGCGGCGCGCGCGAGCATCCTCGTCGACGGGGCGCGCACGGTGGCGCTGCACCTGCTGCGGTGGCGGGTCAGCGCGGACCTCGAACGGCAGGTGGAGTCCGAGCTGGTCATCCAGCTCCTCGAAGGCGACCCGGACGCGGACGCGGTCGTCCGGAAACTGGGCCTGCCCGCGTCCGGGCTGCGGGTCGTCGCAGTGCGCGCGCACACCGAGGCCGAACGCAACGCCGGGCTGCTGCTGGCGTTCGAGCGGGCCACGACCGGGTTCGGGTGGTCGCGCGTCGGGCGCAGCACGTTGTTCGGCAACACCGTCTACACCGTGCTGCCCGCCGCCGATCCCGCGCCGGCGTTCCACTGGGTGCGGCAGCTGGTCGCCGGCCTGCCCGCGCACCTGCGGATCGTCGCCGGGGTCTCCGGGGAGTGCGAGGTCGCGGAGTTGCCGTCCGGGCGCCGGGAGTCCGACGAGTGCCTGACCCTGCACGACCGGCTCGGCCGCGGGGAAGCCGTCTGCTACGACGAATCCTGGCACCAGGTGCTGCTGCAACGCCTGCGGTCCGCCGCGGCGACCGGCCGGATCCCCGCCCGGAGTCCGGTGGCGCGGCTGGCCGGGCACGAGGCGCCCGAGTTGCTGCCGACGCTGCGTGCCTGGCTGGAGGCGCAGGGCGACCTCGGCCGCGCCGCGGCGGTGCTAGGCGTCCACCAGAACACGGTGCGCAACCGTTTGCGCCGCGTCACGGCGGCGGTGCCCGGCCTGGATCTGGACGATCCGGCGCAGCGCCTGGCGATGCTGATCGCCATGGCCGTGCACGAATAG
- a CDS encoding MFS transporter, translating into MTTSPDRAAAVSPARAGRVGAPWLALLAGPLSLGIAGPALVLGEVAGDLGVGIPAATWLVTAFGWGVAVGTPLMAGLLARRGVRAVLAVCALLVAAGALLVVAGPALPLLVVGSAAQALGCAGLTVTAMNLADSARRMGIVTASLAVVGSVSPLAGQVVADLASWRATLALPVVSLLAVPAAARRAMPPEPPGSRFDVPGAALVTGLVTALAALPHWPAPAAAAAVVTVLLLIVRLRARPDGFLPAALARSPRFLGLCGVGLALAVVNFGILYAAPTLLARHTGWTPAQIGTVMVVPYLLGGALSWLVVAASGRMRPGVVTALLIGAATAATVVVAFAGATPVLLAGMAAGSLAAASGQGVFAVYAGAVAEEHRPTAVGLLNLCYLLGAAFGPAITALMSA; encoded by the coding sequence GTGACGACCTCGCCGGACCGGGCCGCGGCGGTGTCGCCGGCCCGGGCGGGCCGGGTGGGTGCGCCGTGGCTGGCGCTGCTGGCCGGGCCGCTGTCGCTGGGCATCGCGGGACCGGCCCTCGTCCTGGGGGAGGTGGCCGGTGATCTCGGCGTCGGGATTCCCGCGGCGACCTGGCTGGTGACGGCCTTCGGCTGGGGTGTCGCGGTGGGCACGCCGCTGATGGCCGGGCTGCTGGCCCGCCGGGGCGTCCGCGCCGTCCTCGCGGTGTGCGCGCTGCTCGTGGCCGCGGGCGCGCTGCTCGTGGTGGCCGGGCCGGCGCTGCCGCTGCTGGTCGTCGGGAGCGCGGCACAAGCACTGGGCTGCGCCGGGCTGACGGTGACGGCGATGAACCTCGCCGATTCGGCGCGGCGCATGGGGATCGTCACCGCCTCGCTCGCCGTGGTGGGCTCGGTCAGCCCGCTCGCCGGGCAGGTCGTCGCCGATCTGGCGTCCTGGCGCGCCACGCTCGCGCTGCCGGTGGTCAGCCTGCTCGCGGTGCCTGCCGCCGCCCGGCGCGCGATGCCGCCGGAGCCGCCGGGCTCCCGGTTCGACGTGCCGGGCGCGGCGCTGGTGACCGGGCTGGTCACCGCCCTGGCGGCCCTCCCGCACTGGCCTGCGCCCGCCGCGGCCGCCGCCGTGGTCACCGTGCTGCTGCTGATCGTGCGCCTGCGGGCCCGGCCGGACGGCTTCCTGCCCGCGGCGCTGGCCCGCTCGCCCCGGTTCCTCGGCCTGTGCGGAGTGGGACTGGCGCTCGCCGTGGTCAACTTCGGCATCCTGTACGCCGCACCCACGCTGCTGGCCCGGCACACCGGCTGGACGCCGGCGCAGATCGGCACCGTGATGGTGGTGCCCTACCTGCTCGGCGGCGCGCTGTCCTGGCTGGTGGTGGCGGCGTCCGGCCGGATGCGGCCCGGCGTGGTGACCGCGCTGCTGATCGGCGCGGCCACCGCGGCGACGGTGGTGGTCGCCTTCGCCGGCGCGACGCCGGTGCTGCTGGCGGGCATGGCGGCGGGGTCGCTCGCGGCGGCCTCGGGGCAGGGGGTGTTCGCGGTGTACGCGGGCGCGGTGGCCGAGGAGCACCGGCCGACGGCGGTCGGTCTGCTCAACCTCTGCTACCTGCTCGGCGCCGCCTTCGGCCCGGCGATCACCGCGCTGATGTCCGCTTAG
- a CDS encoding GreA/GreB family elongation factor produces MGSTEDLEFLRAENALLRVERDILLRVAAGFADDANATLLRRRTAARPNEGGNAMDTVWLTEEAYARLSAELSALRGPEDDDPEDREMALRQRKARTRELEDLLRRAVVGQTPPDDGVAEPGMVLTVRFDDDPEPETFLLGVRDGAGDDLEVYSPGSPLGRALTGARQGETRTYTVPSGATVRVTLLRAVPYGRHGVS; encoded by the coding sequence ATGGGATCCACCGAGGACCTGGAGTTCCTGCGCGCGGAGAACGCGCTGCTGCGCGTGGAACGGGACATCCTGCTGCGCGTCGCGGCCGGTTTCGCCGACGACGCCAACGCCACGCTGCTCCGGCGGCGCACCGCCGCCCGGCCGAACGAAGGAGGTAACGCGATGGACACCGTGTGGCTGACCGAGGAGGCGTACGCGCGCCTGAGCGCGGAGCTGTCCGCGTTGCGCGGCCCGGAGGACGACGATCCGGAAGACCGGGAAATGGCTCTGCGGCAGCGAAAGGCGCGCACGCGTGAGCTGGAGGACCTGCTGCGCCGCGCGGTGGTCGGGCAGACGCCGCCCGACGACGGCGTCGCCGAACCGGGCATGGTGCTGACGGTCCGGTTCGACGACGACCCGGAGCCGGAGACGTTCCTGCTCGGCGTGCGCGACGGCGCGGGCGACGACCTGGAGGTGTACTCCCCCGGCTCGCCGCTGGGCCGCGCCCTGACCGGCGCCCGCCAGGGCGAGACCCGCACGTACACGGTGCCGAGCGGCGCGACGGTGCGGGTGACGCTGCTCCGCGCGGTGCCCTACGGCCGGCACGGTGTGTCCTAA
- a CDS encoding dihydrofolate reductase family protein produces the protein MRTLITTAFVSLDGVVEAPGGEPGYRNAGWTFQGIEFDEAAYEIKAREQGEATAMLLGRVSYQVFAPVWPGMTEQFPGYNAMPKYVVSTTLKDEELVTNWGEITILRSLDDVAALKETEGGPIIVHGSATLNRNLSDAGLIDRYHLLVFPVLLGAGKRLFSDTDKDKQGLKLLESESYSNGIQKLVYDVVR, from the coding sequence ATGCGCACCCTGATCACCACCGCGTTCGTCTCGCTCGACGGCGTCGTCGAAGCCCCCGGCGGCGAGCCGGGCTACCGCAACGCCGGCTGGACCTTCCAGGGCATCGAGTTCGACGAGGCGGCCTACGAGATCAAGGCCCGCGAGCAGGGCGAGGCCACGGCGATGCTGCTGGGCCGCGTCAGCTACCAGGTTTTCGCCCCGGTGTGGCCGGGCATGACCGAGCAGTTCCCCGGCTACAACGCGATGCCGAAGTACGTCGTGTCGACCACGCTGAAGGACGAGGAGCTCGTCACCAACTGGGGCGAGATCACCATCCTGCGGTCGCTGGACGACGTGGCGGCGCTGAAGGAGACCGAGGGCGGGCCGATCATCGTGCACGGCAGCGCGACGCTGAACCGCAACCTGTCCGACGCGGGCCTGATCGACCGCTACCACCTGCTGGTGTTCCCGGTCCTGCTCGGCGCGGGCAAGCGCCTGTTCAGCGACACCGACAAGGACAAGCAGGGCCTGAAGCTGCTGGAGAGCGAGTCCTACTCGAACGGCATCCAGAAGCTGGTCTACGACGTGGTTCGCTGA
- a CDS encoding NADPH-dependent FMN reductase: MTHDAKPVRVLGISGSLRAASHSTTLLRGLRTPPGAELDLWTGLADVQPFNEDHEAEPGPGVLALREAIAGADALLIATPEYNSSLPGQLKNALDWASRPYGEGVLVGKPVAVAGVSPSDYGAEWSQAELRQVLSAIGAQVVERRLCVPRADNAFDPDGVLRDADLRTTLAALLDDLAAAARGALTGAGRS; encoded by the coding sequence ATGACTCACGACGCGAAGCCGGTCCGCGTGCTCGGAATCTCCGGCAGCCTGCGTGCCGCCTCCCACAGCACCACCCTGCTGCGCGGGCTGCGGACGCCGCCGGGCGCGGAACTGGACCTGTGGACGGGGCTGGCGGACGTGCAGCCGTTCAACGAGGACCACGAGGCGGAGCCGGGGCCGGGGGTGCTGGCCCTGCGCGAGGCGATCGCCGGCGCCGACGCCCTGTTGATCGCCACCCCGGAGTACAACAGCAGCCTGCCCGGCCAGTTGAAGAACGCGCTCGACTGGGCGTCCCGCCCGTACGGGGAAGGCGTGCTGGTGGGCAAGCCGGTGGCCGTGGCGGGCGTGAGCCCGAGCGACTACGGCGCCGAGTGGTCCCAGGCGGAGCTGCGGCAGGTGCTGTCCGCCATCGGGGCACAGGTGGTGGAGCGCCGCCTGTGCGTGCCCCGTGCGGACAACGCGTTCGACCCGGACGGCGTGCTGCGCGACGCGGACCTGCGCACCACGCTGGCCGCGCTGCTCGACGACCTCGCCGCCGCCGCGCGCGGGGCGCTGACCGGGGCGGGCCGGTCGTGA